Proteins from a genomic interval of Pseudoruegeria sp. SHC-113:
- a CDS encoding FkbM family methyltransferase, protein MTETDLAQFTSQTRQALETRLADATAQIRALPEGLQKGRMRQQAWGLQQMLAPASGYFSQAGQDHFLEEHVFRGKRGGVFVEVGAYDGVSGSNGLFFELLRGWTGLLIEADPALCAKVRASRSQPCLQTAIAAEAGEVSFLSVSAGYTQMGGIVDSLGAREKAAIEADPRSRTETITVPARRLADVLREQGLYKIDYLSLDIEGAELGVLEGFPFSEFRITAWTIEANNHAQRIVDLMLAKGYAFLGVVGVDLVFALKT, encoded by the coding sequence ATGACCGAAACCGATCTTGCCCAGTTCACCAGCCAGACCCGCCAAGCGCTGGAAACCCGCCTTGCGGACGCGACCGCGCAGATCCGGGCGCTGCCGGAAGGCCTGCAGAAAGGGCGCATGCGGCAGCAGGCCTGGGGCCTGCAGCAGATGCTTGCGCCTGCCTCCGGCTATTTCTCGCAAGCCGGGCAGGATCATTTCCTCGAAGAGCATGTGTTTCGCGGCAAGCGCGGCGGGGTCTTCGTGGAAGTGGGCGCCTATGACGGGGTGAGCGGCTCCAACGGGCTGTTCTTCGAGCTGCTGCGCGGCTGGACGGGGCTGCTGATCGAAGCCGACCCGGCGCTCTGCGCCAAGGTCCGCGCCAGCCGGAGCCAGCCCTGCCTGCAAACCGCCATCGCGGCGGAGGCGGGCGAGGTCTCCTTCCTGTCGGTGAGCGCAGGCTACACGCAGATGGGCGGCATCGTCGACAGCCTTGGCGCGCGGGAAAAAGCCGCCATTGAGGCCGATCCGCGTTCCCGGACCGAGACGATCACCGTGCCGGCCCGACGGCTTGCGGATGTGCTGCGCGAACAGGGTCTGTACAAGATCGATTACCTTTCGCTCGACATTGAAGGCGCGGAACTGGGGGTGCTTGAGGGCTTTCCCTTCTCCGAGTTCAGGATCACCGCCTGGACGATCGAAGCCAACAATCACGCCCAGCGGATCGTCGATCTGATGCTGGCAAAAGGCTATGCGTTCCTCGGCGTGGTGGGCGTGGATCTTGTGTTTGCCCTGAAGACCTGA
- a CDS encoding bifunctional helix-turn-helix domain-containing protein/methylated-DNA--[protein]-cysteine S-methyltransferase: MQNLEDGYHYGVMKRAIAEIDAQGGEVLSLDDLAARMHMSPAHFQRLFSRWAGVSPKRVQQYLTLGHAKRMLHENFTTLDAVNELGLSGNGRLHDLFLRWEAMSPGEYARKGAGLVIRYGTFESPFGLVLAMGTEKGLCGLAFTDEIGEAAAQEDLRARWPEATYLADAEALRPWVEAAFGQTGEARLHLIGAPFQIKVWEALLSIPSGQVTTYSEIAGAVGHPRAVRAVGTAVGRNPVGWLIPCHRALRKSGGLGGYHWGLPVKRAMLAYEAARAEGEAS; the protein is encoded by the coding sequence ATGCAGAACCTCGAAGACGGCTACCACTACGGTGTTATGAAGCGCGCCATCGCCGAGATCGACGCGCAGGGCGGGGAGGTGCTTTCGCTCGACGATCTGGCGGCGCGGATGCACATGAGCCCGGCGCATTTCCAGCGCCTGTTCAGCCGCTGGGCCGGGGTTTCGCCGAAACGGGTGCAGCAGTATCTGACGCTGGGCCACGCCAAGCGCATGTTGCACGAGAATTTCACCACGCTTGATGCGGTGAACGAGTTGGGCCTGAGCGGTAACGGGCGGCTGCACGATCTCTTCCTGCGTTGGGAGGCGATGAGCCCCGGCGAATATGCCCGCAAAGGGGCCGGGCTCGTGATCCGCTATGGCACATTCGAGAGCCCCTTCGGCCTGGTGCTGGCGATGGGCACCGAAAAGGGGCTCTGCGGGTTGGCCTTTACCGATGAGATCGGCGAAGCGGCGGCACAGGAGGATCTGCGCGCCCGGTGGCCCGAAGCCACCTATCTGGCCGATGCAGAGGCCCTGCGCCCGTGGGTGGAGGCAGCATTCGGCCAGACCGGCGAGGCGCGCCTGCACCTGATCGGCGCGCCGTTCCAGATCAAGGTCTGGGAAGCGCTGCTGAGCATTCCCTCCGGGCAGGTGACAACCTACAGCGAGATCGCGGGCGCGGTGGGCCATCCGCGTGCGGTGCGAGCGGTGGGGACGGCGGTGGGGCGCAATCCGGTGGGCTGGCTGATCCCCTGCCACCGCGCGCTGCGCAAATCCGGTGGGCTGGGCGGCTATCACTGGGGCCTGCCCGTGAAGCGCGCCATGCTGGCCTATGAGGCCGCGCGTGCCGAGGGGGAGGCCTCCTGA
- a CDS encoding FadR/GntR family transcriptional regulator: protein MPFQKIEAEKLSRSVVRQIEQLILRGILRPGERLPSERELAERLGVSRPSLREAIADLQERGLLEARAGAGIFVAQVLEAAFSDALVTLFASHDEAVFDYIDFRRDMEGLAAERAARLGSDTDLKVVDTIFRKMEVAHSKRNPADEAALDAEFHLSIIEASHNVVMLHMMRSMFGLLREGVFYNRQIMFKQRTTRDSLLEQHGAINRALQARDPVGARAAVEAHLSYVERALKDQQKADQNEAIARQRLEHESNRR, encoded by the coding sequence ATGCCTTTCCAGAAGATCGAAGCCGAGAAGCTTTCCCGTTCGGTGGTGCGCCAGATCGAACAGCTGATCCTGCGCGGCATCCTCCGGCCCGGTGAACGGCTGCCTTCCGAGCGCGAGCTGGCCGAACGGCTAGGGGTCTCGCGCCCCTCACTGCGCGAAGCCATCGCTGACCTTCAGGAGCGCGGGCTGCTGGAGGCCCGGGCCGGGGCCGGGATCTTCGTGGCGCAGGTGCTGGAGGCGGCCTTTTCGGATGCGCTGGTGACGCTCTTTGCCAGCCACGACGAGGCGGTTTTTGACTATATCGACTTCCGCCGCGACATGGAGGGGCTCGCGGCAGAGCGCGCCGCAAGGCTAGGGTCGGACACGGATCTGAAGGTGGTCGACACGATCTTTCGCAAGATGGAAGTCGCCCACAGCAAGCGCAACCCGGCGGATGAGGCGGCGCTGGACGCGGAGTTTCACCTCTCGATCATCGAGGCCAGCCACAACGTGGTGATGCTGCACATGATGCGCTCGATGTTCGGGCTGCTGCGGGAGGGTGTGTTCTACAATCGCCAGATCATGTTCAAGCAACGCACCACGCGGGATTCGCTTCTGGAGCAGCACGGCGCGATCAACCGCGCCCTGCAGGCGCGCGATCCGGTTGGCGCGCGGGCTGCGGTGGAGGCGCATCTGAGCTATGTTGAGCGGGCGCTGAAGGATCAGCAGAAGGCCGATCAGAACGAGGCGATTGCGCGCCAGCGGCTGGAGCACGAGAGCAACCGGCGCTAG
- a CDS encoding DUF3482 domain-containing protein yields MIRAKLPIAAAALGVLALAACDGMTTTERRAAQGATAGALVGVATAGSNTGKSAATGALIGGLAGAAVGNAEENNR; encoded by the coding sequence ATGATCCGAGCAAAACTTCCCATCGCCGCCGCGGCCCTTGGTGTGCTGGCTCTGGCCGCATGTGACGGCATGACGACGACCGAACGCCGCGCCGCACAGGGTGCGACCGCTGGTGCGCTGGTTGGCGTCGCCACTGCGGGCAGCAACACCGGTAAATCCGCGGCAACCGGCGCGCTGATCGGTGGCCTTGCCGGTGCCGCCGTGGGCAACGCCGAAGAAAACAACCGCTGA
- a CDS encoding OmpA family protein translates to MTRTKSILLLSVAGAFALAGCTDPANLPNGAQKTQEGAIIGGVVGGLAGLATAGSNPTKSALIGAAAGAAAGGFIGNRLDQQEAALRQSITNSNIQIVNTGTELKVIMPQGILFATDSATVNSAIYGDMSALATNLKQYPDSVVEVVGHTDNTGSAAYNQTLSLQRAQSVSNILVSNGVPSNRLVPIGKGEDQPVASNLTEEGKAQNRRVEVIIRPTA, encoded by the coding sequence ATGACCAGAACCAAATCCATTCTCCTGCTCTCCGTGGCAGGGGCGTTCGCACTTGCGGGCTGTACCGATCCGGCGAACCTGCCGAACGGGGCCCAGAAAACCCAGGAAGGCGCGATCATCGGCGGTGTCGTCGGTGGCCTCGCCGGGCTGGCAACCGCTGGCAGCAACCCCACCAAAAGCGCGCTCATCGGCGCGGCGGCGGGTGCGGCGGCGGGCGGCTTCATCGGCAACCGGCTCGACCAGCAAGAAGCCGCGCTGCGCCAGAGCATCACCAACAGCAACATCCAGATCGTGAACACCGGGACGGAGCTGAAAGTGATCATGCCGCAGGGCATCCTGTTTGCCACCGATAGCGCCACCGTCAATTCCGCCATCTATGGCGATATGAGCGCGCTGGCGACAAACCTGAAGCAATACCCGGACTCCGTGGTCGAAGTTGTGGGCCACACCGACAACACCGGCTCCGCTGCCTATAACCAGACGCTGTCGCTGCAGCGGGCGCAATCGGTGTCCAACATCCTTGTCAGCAACGGCGTGCCCTCCAACCGGTTGGTGCCGATCGGCAAGGGCGAGGATCAGCCCGTGGCTTCCAACCTTACCGAGGAAGGCAAGGCACAGAACCGGCGCGTGGAAGTGATCATCCGGCCCACGGCCTGA
- a CDS encoding F0F1 ATP synthase subunit B, with protein sequence MKKLILALSLAGTPALAASGPFFSLGNTDFVVTLGFLLFIGVLFYFKVPGMIGGMLDKRADDIKSELDEARALREEAQTVLASYERKQREVQEQADRIVAHAKEEAKLAAEAAKKDLEASIKRRLAAAQDQIASAEASAVKEVRDTAVNVAVAAAAEVVAKQMTAADGNALIDAAIKDVSAKLH encoded by the coding sequence ATGAAAAAACTGATCCTCGCCCTCTCCCTCGCCGGCACACCGGCTCTCGCAGCCTCCGGCCCGTTCTTCTCGCTGGGCAACACCGACTTCGTGGTGACGCTGGGCTTCCTGCTCTTCATCGGTGTGCTCTTCTACTTCAAAGTGCCCGGGATGATCGGTGGCATGCTCGACAAGCGCGCCGACGACATCAAATCCGAGCTCGACGAAGCCCGCGCCCTGCGCGAGGAAGCGCAAACGGTTCTGGCCTCCTACGAGCGCAAGCAGCGCGAAGTGCAGGAGCAGGCCGATCGCATCGTCGCACACGCCAAGGAAGAGGCCAAACTGGCCGCTGAAGCCGCGAAGAAAGATCTCGAGGCCTCCATCAAGCGCCGCCTCGCCGCCGCGCAGGACCAGATCGCTTCCGCCGAAGCCTCTGCCGTGAAGGAAGTCCGGGATACGGCTGTGAACGTGGCCGTGGCTGCCGCCGCCGAGGTCGTGGCCAAGCAGATGACCGCCGCCGACGGCAACGCGCTCATCGACGCCGCCATCAAGGACGTGTCCGCCAAGCTGCACTAA